The genomic DNA GTAATAACTTCCCATCCTGTTTGAATCAATTTACCTGCATAACTTGAATTAACTCCCTGAAAAATAAGTTGGTTATAAAGAACTAAAGAACTTGCTTGCAACATTCCGCATAAAATAGTTTGCTCACCCATTAAATCTGATTTAACTTCTGCTATAAATGAAGAGTATAAAATTCCTGCATGATGACTTCCAATTGAAATAGCCCATGATTTTGCAATTTGAAATCCAATATCATGTGGATTATTATCAGAATGTACTGCAATTAATGCAGGAACCCCAAAACCTCGTTTATATTCTTCTCTTACCTCTGTTCCTGGACATTTTGGAGCAACCATAATAACTGTAATATCATTTCGTATTAATTGTCCTACTTCAACAATATTAAACCCATGCGAAAAACCCAGAACTGAATTAGGTTTCATAAATTTTTGTAATACATTCACTACTTGTTCATGCTGTTTATCAGGAGTTAAATTTATAACTAAATCTGCTGTAGGAATGATATTTTCATATGTTCCTACGAAAAAACCATTACTAGTTGCATTTATCCATGATTGATTTTTATTAAAGATAGAATCATCACGTAACGCATAAGAAATATTTAAACCTGAATCACGCATATTTAATCCTTGATTTAAACCTTGCGATCCACATCCCACAATAACAATATTTTTTCCTTTTAAAACATTATTTTTTTCAGAAAGAAATTGTTTATCTATTAATTTACATTTTTGCAAATTAATTAATTTTTGACGAAAATTAAGTGAGTTAAAATAATTTTTCATAAATAGTCCAATTTTAAATAAAATAATTGTACGTTAAAACTATTAAAATAATTTTTTATATAATAAATTTTAAAATCATATTTTTCTGACTGCTCCTTGATCAGCGCTCATTGCAAAAAATGCGTACATTTTTAACGCAGGAGATACATAACGCTGACGATACAAAGGAGTATAAGATAATGATCCTTTTTTATTTTCATTTTCAATTCTTAATAATAATTCATCATTAGTAATATCTAAATGTATAATACGATCAGGAATATTAATATTAATGCAATCATTATTCTTAATTAAAGCAATATTACCTTTGCTAGCTGCTTCAGGTGAAATGTGTCCTATTGATAAACCCGAAGTCCCCCCAGAAAATCGCCCATCTGTTATTAAAGCACAATGTTGATCTAATCCCATTGATTTTAGATAAGTAGTTGGGTATAACATTTCTTGCATACCAGGACCACCTTTAGGTCCTTCATAACGTATTACTATTACATGACCTTTTTGTATTTTACCTTCTAAAATTGCTTTAACTGCATCTTCTTGACTTTCAAATACTATAGCATTACCTGTAAATATTAAATTATCTTTTTTTACTCCAGCGGTTTTAACAACACAACCATTTTTTGCAATATTTCCATATAATATAGCTAATCCTCCATCATTACTAAAAGCAAATTCGTAAGATCTAATACATCCTTTTTGACGATCTTTATCAAGCTTAGGCCACCTATATGATTGTGTAAATGGTATAATAGTCTTTTTTCCGAATGGTCCAGCACGATACATATTAATTATGTTTTTATCTTTTGTTGTTAAAATATCGTATATATTTAATGTTGTTTCTAAATTTAATCCCAATACATTATTTATATTTTTGTTTAGTAAATTAATACGATTTAATTCTGCTAGCAGACCCATAACTCCACCAGCTCGATGAAAATCTTCCATATGATATGTAGTACTATTAGGAGAAATTTTACATAAATGAGGTACTTTTTTAGATAAACTATCAATATCTGAGATTGTAAAATCAATATTACCTTCTTTAGCAATTGCTAACAAATGTAATATAGTATTCGTTGATCCTCCCATAGCAATGTCTAAAGACATAGCGTTTAAGAAAGATTGTCTTGAAGCAATATTCCGAGGCAATAAATTTTCATTATTATTTTTATAATAATCTTCAGTAATTTTGACTATTAATCTTCCTGCTTGAATAAATAACTTTTTTCTATCTACATGAGTTGCTAACAATGTACCATTACCGGGTAATGATAAACCTAACGCTTCAGTTAAACAATTCATAGAATTAGCAGTAAATAAACCAGAACAAGAACCACAAGTAGGACAAGAAGAATCTTCAATTTGACTAACTAAATCATCAGAAGAATTAGGATCTACACTGTATTTTATAGCATCTATTAAATCTA from Buchnera aphidicola (Melaphis rhois) includes the following:
- the ilvD gene encoding dihydroxy-acid dehydratase, translated to MPKYRSSTTTQGRNMAGARSLWKATGMTDLDFKKPIIAVVNSFTEFVPGHIHLRNLGKLISSEIKLTGGVAKEFNTIAIDDGIAMGHSGMLYSLPSRELIADSIEYMINAHCADAMICISNCDKITPGMLMAALRLNIPCIFISGGPMESGKIFINEKEIKIDLIDAIKYSVDPNSSDDLVSQIEDSSCPTCGSCSGLFTANSMNCLTEALGLSLPGNGTLLATHVDRKKLFIQAGRLIVKITEDYYKNNNENLLPRNIASRQSFLNAMSLDIAMGGSTNTILHLLAIAKEGNIDFTISDIDSLSKKVPHLCKISPNSTTYHMEDFHRAGGVMGLLAELNRINLLNKNINNVLGLNLETTLNIYDILTTKDKNIINMYRAGPFGKKTIIPFTQSYRWPKLDKDRQKGCIRSYEFAFSNDGGLAILYGNIAKNGCVVKTAGVKKDNLIFTGNAIVFESQEDAVKAILEGKIQKGHVIVIRYEGPKGGPGMQEMLYPTTYLKSMGLDQHCALITDGRFSGGTSGLSIGHISPEAASKGNIALIKNNDCININIPDRIIHLDITNDELLLRIENENKKGSLSYTPLYRQRYVSPALKMYAFFAMSADQGAVRKI
- the ilvC gene encoding ketol-acid reductoisomerase, which encodes MKNYFNSLNFRQKLINLQKCKLIDKQFLSEKNNVLKGKNIVIVGCGSQGLNQGLNMRDSGLNISYALRDDSIFNKNQSWINATSNGFFVGTYENIIPTADLVINLTPDKQHEQVVNVLQKFMKPNSVLGFSHGFNIVEVGQLIRNDITVIMVAPKCPGTEVREEYKRGFGVPALIAVHSDNNPHDIGFQIAKSWAISIGSHHAGILYSSFIAEVKSDLMGEQTILCGMLQASSLVLYNQLIFQGVNSSYAGKLIQTGWEVITESVKHGGITLMLDRLSNTAKIRACFLSKKLKKIFFPLFRKHMDDIISGEFSKNMMFDWKNNDQQLKEWRTEIQNTDFEKCNIYYKQIPEQEYFDNGLLMVAILKAGIELSFEIMIETGIKEESAYYESLHELPLIANTISRQRLYEMNLVISDTAEYGSYLFSHAAIPLLQKFMNELQPGDLGNKISTSELDNITLYKVNAKIESHPIEIIGKKLRQYMTSMVPIKTK